In Candidatus Margulisiibacteriota bacterium, a genomic segment contains:
- a CDS encoding sodium/proton-translocating pyrophosphatase: protein MEGKEFFTNIINLIRENFLYLLRRYFIFSVLLLIIFMAFFVTLSVLFGSSVVISNIIAFFIGGLVTIFCAYFAFPIAFKFVERKELSLLENPPKLLDLYYAVGIIFSIFLTVIPLIFLFLVFYVYGAMATLYYLMGMAIITFFLQVFGGLFAKGADISAELLAREDNDVGVNDVRNVSALADKVGDFLNSGLAINFNLIEAFIGMFVAVIIYVEAYFVTDAINMKDALVLVYYPVLIGIGSLIITFFVSFMFLFLKRKQIIATSLKPLHATYFSMLMIGVYIYYVTLGYNLPLICTSNFLWFSSQLSPFICVLMGVIFSLIIGLITDLYTSDAHKQVKDNAFLSQYSSVLSIFNSISVGMRTTYIPIIIASVFVFIAFRICDYYGIILVGIGFASMLPLMVASSFAAPFLDTLNGVANMEKNEGKLLREIQSMNSVSNTLSAVGKHASSYAVLFMAFSFFLSFVQISGINYNSIPLFHPVIMLSLFLGGVFPYIFVSVLMRALSYTITAMFDEAKIQLQEIPYLKQGKTTPDLRRFIKIHGTNILKDLIFPCIIIFFLPFLIGRFLSVEVLAAFFVGCIMVSTFLSISYTNSGVLLDNAKNYIEKGFLGGKDTVRYANATEADLYGDCMKDVLGPSINAFLKVVILITIIFVPIII from the coding sequence ATGGAAGGTAAAGAATTTTTTACAAATATAATAAACCTTATAAGAGAGAATTTTTTATATCTATTAAGAAGATATTTTATTTTTAGTGTATTACTTTTAATTATTTTCATGGCTTTTTTTGTTACTTTGTCTGTGTTATTTGGTTCTTCAGTTGTTATATCTAACATAATAGCTTTTTTTATCGGTGGATTAGTTACAATATTTTGTGCCTATTTTGCTTTTCCAATTGCTTTTAAGTTTGTAGAAAGAAAAGAATTAAGTTTATTAGAAAACCCTCCAAAGCTTCTTGATCTTTATTATGCAGTTGGAATTATTTTTTCAATATTTTTAACAGTAATACCTTTGATATTTTTATTTTTGGTCTTTTATGTATATGGTGCAATGGCAACTTTATATTATCTGATGGGTATGGCAATTATTACTTTCTTCCTCCAAGTTTTTGGCGGTCTTTTTGCTAAAGGTGCTGATATTTCTGCAGAACTTTTAGCTAGGGAGGATAATGATGTTGGAGTTAATGACGTTAGAAACGTTTCTGCTTTGGCTGATAAAGTGGGGGATTTTTTAAATAGTGGCTTAGCTATCAATTTTAATTTAATTGAAGCTTTTATCGGAATGTTTGTAGCTGTGATTATTTATGTTGAAGCTTATTTTGTTACTGATGCTATTAATATGAAAGATGCCTTAGTATTAGTTTATTATCCTGTATTAATAGGCATTGGTAGTTTGATTATTACTTTTTTTGTTAGCTTTATGTTTTTGTTTTTAAAGAGGAAGCAGATTATTGCTACAAGCCTTAAACCTTTACATGCGACATATTTTTCTATGCTAATGATTGGTGTGTATATTTATTATGTAACTCTTGGTTACAATCTACCGTTGATTTGTACTAGTAATTTTTTGTGGTTTTCTAGCCAGTTAAGTCCTTTTATTTGTGTATTAATGGGTGTTATTTTTTCTTTAATAATTGGTCTTATTACTGATCTTTATACATCTGACGCACACAAACAAGTAAAAGATAACGCGTTTTTGTCACAATACAGCTCAGTACTTTCCATTTTTAACTCAATTTCCGTGGGGATGCGGACTACATATATTCCAATTATTATTGCTTCAGTTTTTGTTTTTATTGCGTTTAGGATTTGTGACTATTATGGAATAATTTTAGTGGGAATTGGTTTTGCTTCTATGTTGCCCTTGATGGTTGCCTCCTCCTTTGCTGCACCTTTTTTAGATACTTTAAATGGTGTAGCTAATATGGAAAAGAACGAAGGTAAATTATTAAGAGAAATCCAGAGTATGAATTCTGTTAGTAATACTTTGTCTGCAGTTGGAAAACATGCCTCATCATATGCTGTTTTGTTTATGGCTTTTTCTTTCTTCTTATCTTTTGTTCAAATTTCTGGAATTAACTATAACAGCATTCCTTTGTTTCATCCGGTGATAATGCTTTCATTATTTTTAGGCGGTGTTTTTCCTTATATTTTTGTTTCTGTTTTGATGCGAGCACTTTCTTATACTATAACTGCAATGTTTGATGAGGCAAAGATTCAACTTCAAGAGATACCATATTTAAAGCAAGGAAAAACAACTCCTGATTTAAGAAGGTTTATTAAGATTCATGGTACAAATATTTTGAAGGATTTAATTTTCCCCTGCATCATCATTTTCTTTTTACCTTTTCTTATTGGTAGATTTTTGAGTGTGGAAGTTTTAGCTGCTTTTTTTGTTGGATGTATCATGGTTTCGACTTTTTTATCTATTAGTTATACAAACTCAGGTGTTTTGTTAGATAATGCCAAAAATTATATTGAAAAAGGGTTTTTAGGTGGCAAGGATACAGTTAGATATGCTAATGCTACTGAAGCTGATTTATACGGTGATTGCATGAAGGATGTGCTAGGGCCATCTATTAATGCGTTTTTAAAGGTTGTTATTTTGATAACAATTATTTTTGTGCCGATAATAATTTAA
- the tpiA gene encoding triose-phosphate isomerase, translating to MGKMIIAGNWKMNKDLDEAVQLVEKLKKGFKNKNKVEVVICPSFTNLSSVNEIVKDSDIMLGAQNMYTEEKGAYTGEISASMLKSVGCKYVIVGHSERRQYFNETNSFLNKKVKVALENNLIPIYCVGETLEQRESGKVEKVIKEQIEDGLKGVSLEDLKKVVVAYEPVWAIGTGKTATPQQANDVHFFIRKLLKAMANEAVADYISILYGGSVTPESCRELMSKSDIDGALVGGASLKADSFAEIINY from the coding sequence ATGGGAAAAATGATAATCGCGGGAAACTGGAAAATGAATAAAGATCTTGATGAGGCTGTACAACTAGTCGAGAAGCTTAAAAAGGGATTTAAGAATAAAAATAAGGTAGAGGTAGTAATCTGCCCATCCTTTACTAATCTTTCTTCTGTTAACGAAATAGTTAAAGATTCAGACATAATGCTGGGAGCACAGAATATGTACACTGAGGAAAAAGGTGCATACACTGGTGAAATTAGTGCTTCAATGCTGAAGAGTGTTGGCTGTAAATATGTTATAGTTGGTCACTCAGAAAGAAGACAGTACTTTAATGAAACTAATAGTTTTTTAAATAAAAAGGTGAAAGTGGCACTAGAAAATAACTTAATACCAATTTATTGTGTTGGAGAAACTTTAGAACAAAGGGAGTCTGGCAAAGTTGAAAAAGTAATCAAAGAGCAAATTGAAGACGGACTAAAAGGTGTTTCCTTAGAAGATCTAAAAAAAGTAGTTGTTGCTTATGAGCCTGTTTGGGCTATTGGTACAGGCAAGACTGCTACTCCACAACAAGCAAATGATGTGCATTTTTTTATTCGTAAGCTTCTAAAAGCAATGGCTAATGAAGCTGTTGCAGATTATATTTCAATTCTTTACGGTGGTAGTGTTACTCCAGAAAGCTGTAGGGAGTTAATGTCTAAGTCAGATATTGATGGTGCATTGGTAGGTGGAGCTAGCTTAAAAGCCGATAGCTTTGCAGAAATAATTAATTATTAA
- a CDS encoding class II fructose-1,6-bisphosphate aldolase, with protein sequence MTISYKELGLVNSKEMFAKAVKGGYAIPAYNFNNMEQMQAIIQACVETNSPVILQVSSGARKYANQTLLRYMAQGAVEYSKELGGNIPIVLHLDHGADFQICKDCIDTGFSSVMIDGSHHSFEENIKLTKQVVEYAHSRDHYVTVEGELGVLAGVEDDVVAAEHVYTQPEEVEEFVSKTGVDSLAIAVGTSHGAFKFKPGQDPKIRLDILEQIEKKIPGFPIVLHGSSSVPQELVAIINANGGKMADAIGIPEEQLRLAAKSSVCKINIDSDGRLAMTAAIRKVFNDSPGEFDPRKYLGPAREALKELYKLKNINVLGSAGKA encoded by the coding sequence ATGACAATAAGTTACAAAGAATTAGGTTTAGTTAATAGTAAGGAAATGTTTGCTAAGGCAGTAAAAGGTGGATACGCTATTCCTGCATACAACTTTAATAATATGGAGCAGATGCAAGCTATTATTCAGGCTTGTGTAGAAACAAACTCTCCTGTTATATTACAGGTATCTTCAGGTGCAAGAAAATATGCTAATCAGACTTTATTAAGATATATGGCTCAAGGCGCAGTTGAGTATTCTAAAGAGTTAGGAGGAAATATTCCTATTGTTTTACATTTAGACCACGGTGCTGACTTTCAGATTTGTAAGGATTGTATCGACACTGGATTTTCTTCAGTTATGATTGATGGCTCACATCATTCTTTTGAAGAAAACATTAAGCTAACTAAGCAAGTTGTTGAGTATGCACATTCTAGAGATCATTATGTAACTGTTGAGGGTGAGTTGGGTGTGTTAGCTGGCGTTGAAGATGATGTTGTAGCTGCTGAACATGTATATACCCAGCCAGAAGAAGTTGAAGAATTCGTTTCAAAAACAGGTGTAGATAGTTTAGCTATTGCAGTTGGCACTTCCCATGGTGCTTTTAAATTTAAGCCAGGTCAAGATCCAAAAATCAGATTAGATATTCTAGAACAAATCGAAAAAAAGATTCCTGGATTTCCAATTGTGTTGCATGGTTCTTCTTCTGTTCCTCAAGAGTTAGTTGCTATTATTAATGCAAACGGTGGGAAAATGGCTGATGCTATTGGTATTCCTGAAGAGCAGTTAAGGTTAGCTGCTAAGTCATCAGTTTGTAAGATTAACATTGATTCAGATGGAAGATTAGCGATGACTGCTGCTATTAGAAAAGTTTTTAATGATAGCCCAGGTGAGTTTGATCCAAGAAAATATCTTGGTCCAGCTAGGGAGGCATTAAAAGAATTATATAAGTTAAAAAATATTAACGTTTTAGGTAGTGCTGGAAAAGCATAA
- a CDS encoding diphosphate--fructose-6-phosphate 1-phosphotransferase, with translation MVKDLLMITECHNSLFEQEIRNREIPVCKVFFQDGVLSPISFEEEGTELYNKDTLKVNEVFKNSVAASGNKVLKAKGPNPSPKSGLNVAVLFSGGPAAGGHNVVVGLKKILGNSNTLYGIKAGPKGLLKGDLFEVTEKDIASIINTGGFGFLGSDRTKIKTDEQFEMVKSTCKKYALNAIVVIGGDDSNTNAALLAEYLYDMGVQVIGCPKTIDGDLQVGDLLPISFGFDTATKIYAELVGNILQDTPSSRKYWHFIKLMGRSASHVALEVALQTKPAVCLISEEIEAKNMSLDDIINSIAKVVVTRSKKGINYGVVLIPEGIIEFIPEMKTLVAELNEKIAEFSEILANKNREEKRDFIYQKLSATNTKLMASLPDYIEDMLLTERDSHGNLQVSLIPTERLIIEMVHRRVKEMDFDVPFHQQQHFFGYEGRCGAPTLFDATYTYNLGLTAGSLILAGKTGYIASVTSFDTGMTVLGIPLTGLLNVERRHCNDEMVIEKALVKLDSPAFQFFESRREDWATQNLFNSPGPMQLWGPSAKQMPMTVALNRGYKTLNFDY, from the coding sequence GTGGTTAAAGATTTATTAATGATTACGGAGTGTCACAATTCTTTGTTTGAACAAGAAATAAGGAATAGAGAGATTCCTGTTTGTAAGGTTTTTTTTCAAGATGGGGTTTTGTCTCCAATTAGTTTTGAAGAGGAAGGTACGGAATTATATAACAAAGACACACTTAAGGTTAATGAGGTTTTTAAAAATTCTGTAGCAGCCTCTGGCAATAAAGTTTTAAAGGCCAAGGGGCCTAATCCTTCGCCAAAATCTGGGTTAAATGTTGCTGTGTTGTTTTCTGGTGGTCCAGCTGCAGGAGGACATAATGTGGTTGTTGGGCTTAAGAAAATTCTTGGGAACAGTAATACATTGTATGGAATTAAAGCAGGACCAAAGGGGCTTTTGAAGGGAGATCTTTTTGAAGTCACAGAAAAAGATATCGCAAGCATTATTAATACAGGTGGTTTTGGTTTTTTGGGAAGCGATAGAACAAAGATTAAGACAGATGAACAATTTGAAATGGTGAAAAGCACTTGCAAAAAGTATGCTTTAAATGCAATCGTCGTAATTGGTGGAGACGACTCTAACACGAATGCAGCTCTTTTGGCTGAATATCTATATGATATGGGCGTGCAAGTGATTGGTTGTCCAAAAACAATCGATGGCGACCTTCAAGTTGGAGACTTGTTGCCTATTTCTTTTGGGTTTGATACAGCTACTAAAATTTATGCTGAATTAGTTGGTAATATTTTGCAAGATACTCCATCTTCCAGAAAATATTGGCATTTTATAAAGTTAATGGGTAGAAGTGCCTCTCACGTTGCGCTAGAAGTAGCTCTTCAGACAAAGCCTGCTGTCTGCCTTATTTCAGAAGAAATAGAAGCAAAAAACATGTCTTTGGACGATATTATCAATAGTATTGCTAAGGTTGTTGTGACAAGGTCAAAAAAAGGCATTAATTATGGTGTTGTTTTAATTCCAGAAGGTATTATTGAGTTTATTCCTGAAATGAAGACATTAGTTGCAGAGTTAAACGAAAAGATAGCAGAGTTTTCTGAGATATTAGCAAATAAGAATAGGGAAGAAAAAAGAGACTTTATTTATCAAAAGCTTTCAGCAACTAATACAAAGTTAATGGCATCCTTACCTGACTATATTGAAGATATGCTTTTAACAGAAAGAGATTCTCATGGAAATCTACAAGTTTCTCTTATCCCTACAGAAAGACTTATTATTGAAATGGTTCATCGTAGAGTAAAAGAAATGGATTTTGACGTTCCTTTTCACCAACAGCAACATTTTTTTGGGTACGAAGGAAGATGTGGAGCTCCTACCTTATTTGATGCTACATATACTTATAATCTTGGATTAACAGCTGGTTCATTGATTTTAGCTGGGAAAACAGGCTACATTGCCTCTGTGACTTCCTTTGATACGGGTATGACCGTTTTAGGTATTCCCTTAACAGGCCTTTTGAATGTAGAAAGAAGACATTGCAATGATGAGATGGTTATTGAGAAAGCTTTAGTTAAACTAGATTCTCCTGCTTTTCAGTTTTTTGAATCTAGGAGAGAAGACTGGGCAACTCAGAATTTGTTTAATTCTCCAGGTCCGATGCAGTTATGGGGTCCATCAGCAAAGCAAATGCCAATGACTGTAGCTTTAAATAGAGGATATAAAACATTAAATTTTGACTATTAA